AAGTAAACACTAATAGTTATCGCTAAGATCATCATTGTAAACATCAAAGATAATCGTAACAGTCCTCCTCATCTTCCAAGTTTTCTGCTCCGCTTCCTCTTGCAAAGTCTCAACTTtccaaagaaaaatacaaacatCATCATAATCATATCACATTAGCGTCTGCTGTTAAGCATTTTCAAGTACCTCTTCTTCCACCTCTCTCAGCCCCCTTTGCAAATGCCCCTTCTTGTGCCTTCCATTCTCCACGACTCACTCTGGTTAACAAACCACCTCCATCTATCATTCCTTCCCAGAGATATGTACATTTTACTCATGCATCTTTAAGAGAACCGGGAAAATGGTACCATCACTAGTCCAGTTCTTTGCCAAAAAGAAGGTAAAACCTCTCTCCTTTTGTAGATACTTCGTCGTCATCTGATGAAATCACCACGATGTTTTTTGGATAATCCGGACGTTTTTTGGACAATCTGGAGGTGATTGCATGGTGAACTTTTTTATGGATTCGGGAAACACACTCTGTTTTTCTCTATTTAGTTCTCACAAACGAAGGAAGAAgacaaaatattgaaatttcACGTTTTTTCTCTGTTGAAAAAGTAGTGATtacttcaaattttaaaatagctGGACTTTGGAGAGTATTATGAAATTTAAGGTCAAATAATCTCTGAAGTACTatgaaatttaagaaaaaatcccatccattttttttttctttttgtagaaTCTTTCCATATAAATAAGATTTATTCCAAATCTCTtcacaatatttttttcaattcgacccaaattttaaaatccaCATTTCAATACATCCCTTTTAGAGAAATTCATATCCTATCAAATTTATGTCAATTCCTTTAAAATCCATAAGAAAAAGTAAACATGAAAATTGTATAATGCATTAAAACCTCATCAAATCTTATAAACTACCGCAAAAAATGCTATTTATGAGATTCTATTAAATTCCTGGATCGAATACCACCCCTAAGTTAGTGGGGGAGTAATAGAAAAAATTAGGTAAAGAAGTTCAAGAAGAGAACGTGTAATAAATAAGAAACCATAAAAGCTAACCCCAAAAAAGTGACGCAATGAATTGGTGAAATGAGCCAATAAAGATTTGCATGTGTGGCTgaacaaataagaaaaacaaataggTTAGACTAAGTTTTCAATTCCCAAAATCTACCTTTATTGTTGAAGCAACATTTATCACATAGCATATATTGATCTATCTACATGTGATCTACTTATCTAAGACTTCGAATGGTAAACGGTACCACAGTTAACAGTAACaaaaatttctatatatattatatatctatatatttttataattgttatAACCGCACCGCAATTAAACCGTTTGTCCCGCATCATTCAATTCGCAGCCTAAGAAAAgcaaagaatatttaaatattttatacaaactCCAAAACCGTGAGCGATTAAAGACAATGCATCACTTTATCAAAGCTCCGTTCTAGTCTCCAACCCAAAATAATTTCTTTCTAGAATgaaagatttttaatttatcagTTAATAAAGTGTGTTTGTTcacaaattaaaacaaaacactagtgctaagaaataaagaaaggaattttgaaaaaaaattcaaattatttaatagtaagaatgtaatttttaaaattatttaatagtaatttgttagaacatttcctttttaaaattttttaaaaaatattagtattttttatttaataataattttattttctaaagtcctaaagaaaaataattttaaaagattatttttttagtagttttacatttttaaattttgacatgtgttaaaatatctcatgattagtaaaatatataacaagatgataaaaaatatttttttataaaaacaaattaatgttaaaattatttaataatattttctctactttttcttttaaaaattatgtttaacattttttcaaataatatatgaatactaattttttcgttttctaaatttttcttctaaattaaaacatcaaatgggctcatatctagtattatgaaaaataaatgtagttatctaaacttttaaattatattttcatatattataaaaataatcatagtTACGAATATAATATGTTTGCATCAAGTTATGAatcatattttgtattaaatatatatattataaaaataaatgcagttataattatatatcctattatatttaatatatataactaaatttaaaaaattaaaaatatataatatgagaatatgtttataaaatgttaaCTAATTTCATtaaagatttaaataaaatcaaattaaaaatttaaaataaatctgaacAAAACAAACTACAAACAATCATGCTAtgattttatcttttgattaataaaaactaaaatataaaagaatgttttgtataaaatagtagtatttttaaatttaaaatttattattgcttagcatggcataagaaaaatagTAGAGATGAAACtgtcaaattttaaaaacagtagtcagttcaaaaaaaaaaaagttttaaaaacaGTACCCTGGTATACGACCGCACAACTAAGGCCAATTTGATAACTCTCCGGCCCAGTACCTTAGTTCACGACCGCACAACTAGGCCAATTTGATAACTCTCAGGCCCAGTATTATTCTAATAAGACCGACTTTCTGGCGACGTAtatatatctaaccaatttgaTAACTCCCTCTCTTCTTTTTCTGGTGCCGTTCTCTGACTCTCTCCGTTAGCACAATGTCCAGGTCGATAGAGATGGCACGCGCTCGTTTTACCCAAAGATACGCAGGTTAAAGATGTATCATTTGATTAGATTTAGTGGTTGATCAGATTTTGTCTGTCTATTGATTAGATATACCGGCCGATCTGTTTGTTATAGTAAAATTAGCATCGATCTAGTCGATTCAATTCACGatctgattgtttttttttgaaacgtTGCAGCGGCCAACGTGGGTGTATTCTGGGACATCAATGATTTCCCCATTCCCGATTATCTTGATTCATATGCCTTTTATGAAGATGTGAAAACAAGTCTTCAGGAGAAGGGTTTTACTGGTAGCTTTTCATTACATCTATACGCAGATGGCGATCCCTACATGCCTGCCAGATTGGTAAACCGATTTCGGTGTCCCGAACTTGGAGTCAGTTACCTTCAGGTGTGAATTTCTGTTACttaaacacttttttttttaatgttcttGCTAATTTCTCTGCATTTTCTTTTGTCAGGTGGTGAATTTTGTAGAGATTCTTGGATGCTGTTAGACGTTCTTAAGTGGTCAATTCAGTATCCATCTTCAAATGTCATGATCCTTGCCAGGAATTTCAAAGAAGAAGCGGCAGTCAAGATTTCCTACCTGGATATTAGTCACAACCTCTTCTTAGCGTATGATCTTCGTACCGAAAGCCCTGAATGGCTTTGCTCTTTCTCTATTAGACCTCTCTCTATGAGACCTCGAAGTGCACATCTGATGATGCCGACGAAGACTAAGATATAATTCGACTCTTTTCTCTCCCTTTTCAGGAAATTCGACTCTTTTCTCTCCCTTTATCAAAATATTGTaattattatttccaaataaaataaagtaacatTTTCttaactattattttctataaaagaaCTTATGTTATAGTaaagtataaattatatatatatatattatataaattaattaaattgtaaagaGTTAAttgcacaaaataaaatatttaaaaaattagaaactaCTTAGaaaatttcttatataaattatataaaattttaaaactatataactattattttctGTGTGTTTGTTAGTTACTAAATCTTTTTGGGTgaaaaatgtttcttttaaaataacaattaataactttttgaaatatatgaatttttttttttttacatttttttcaaaacttataGCACAACCACATATTCCACGGAATCAATTGCTTCTCCTaacttaaattttaagaatTGGTTCActacattttataataaatttttcatcaattttcattttttcaaacACAATTATCatgaaaatttacaaaaaaattgaataacacGAATATTTAATAGAATTAGAATATCAGTAAATTGAATAACACAATAATGTAAAGTATAGAATGATTTCAAATACTTTTTAAAGGCTTTTCGAGTAAAGAAATGTGGAAACTCTTTTCATGGAGAACCCTTCTCGACCAAAGATGGGAATCCCAATCATTTTTGTGAACaccaattttaaaatacatgatcaaataacacaaaaaattaaaagagttaATGATTTACATAATTTTAGTATAACAAGCTTTTTAGTTTTCCTTAACAAAAGTAAGCTGATTTttacaaatgaaaatttttcAATAAGTATCTTTGAGAAAACTTCTTATGAACTATTCTTTTGTGAGATTTGCAATTGCAAAAATAACCTAAATAGAATACTCTTATGTAGAACTCTTTTTTTAGGAAATATTTGTAGAAATTTTCTATGTTAATGTTTATTGGACTTTTATGTCAATGTCATAAAAGGTAAGGAACTTGGGCCTAACcctacaaaaaaaggaaaaacggTGACTCTGCCACGCGTGTGAAGTCTTCCCGTGATCATCCACGTGTCCACTCCAACCACCGCTCGAGACACGCGTCTCCTTTTCACAAACGTCGGAGAAAAGATTCCGGTCGCCGACCTCCCGTATCGAACCCATCCAAATACTCCATCTCCGTCCTCTTTGCCGACGAAACCCACCTCCAACGACTGTATTGGAGGTATAGAGTGATATCGGTGCTTGAAACCGAATGAAAACCGCCGAAAGACTTAAACAACGCTTCATTGGATCACTTCCCCGGCATGTGCCGTCTTTAACGCATCCGTCTTCATCTTCACCAACCCCTTCCATCGGAGAACATCCCTCGATAGCAATCGAGACATACATCCTCCATCGAACAACATCTACCGCCGGCTGTCATCACTAGAAGATAAGCGACGACGCTAGAGTCAAAGCCAGACGGCTTCATCGGATAAGAACGCCGCCAGAGTCAAAAAGGGAAAAAAACCCAAGCTGATACTATACAAACATAAACTATAAAcatagggctgggcaaaaatccgaccccgaaaaaccgaaccgaatctgatccgaaaaagtagcaccgaacccgaaccgaaattgattaaatatccgaaggggttcaaaatttcggtatttaaagaaccgaaaccgaacccgatccgaaccgaaatattttgggtacccgaatgtatccgaaataaatttatatacttaaatatatacattatttttatatataatgtatattaaaaatattaaaaatatataagatacctttaagttttccaaaatactcggaaaatatatgca
This genomic stretch from Raphanus sativus cultivar WK10039 chromosome 3, ASM80110v3, whole genome shotgun sequence harbors:
- the LOC130509351 gene encoding uncharacterized protein LOC130509351, which produces MSRSIEMARARFTQRYAAANVGVFWDINDFPIPDYLDSYAFYEDVKTSLQEKGFTGSFSLHLYADGDPYMPARLVNRFRCPELGVSYLQVVNFVEILGCC